Within Dysgonomonas sp. HDW5A, the genomic segment ATTGAGTGTTTGATGAGAAGAAAAATAAAACACAGGTACTAATAGTAGCAATAGTGTGGAGAATTTTCTCATATTAGAACTTGTTTAGTTAAGATTATTTTTTCAAATCAAAGCAGTAGAACTATTATCCCCTAATTATAGCTGTTGACTGTTATTTTTGGTCAGCAGGCTGCTTTACTTTTTACTTTTTATTTTTTCTCTGTATTCTTTAATCAGAATTTCACTTTGAGTGAGACTTTCCTCCAGATTTAAAATAGCTTCATTGAGTAGAACGGGGTCTGTGTTATTTTTTATTTTCTCGTCAAGAAGTTCTATCTTAGCCGAAATAGCCGGAAGACCTATCATGTTGAAAGATGATGTAAAGTTGTTTAGAAATTCGATTTTCGAAGCTAAACTTTCCTCTTTATTACTGTTTAGAAAACTGGTAATTTTAGGAAAAGTTTGTTCTTGCATCAAACTCATCATTTTATCGACCATTTCATTATCGGAGCCTCCGTATAATTCAATTAAATCTTTTTCGTTAATACTGATATATTCCATAAAACTTGAAATGAATAAAAGTATAAATGTTTCTTCTTCAAAGATATAAATTTATCTTATTATTTGTGTCCTTTATAAGAAATTATTATAGGAATGTCTTTTTTTCTTTAGGAAGTGGTTCCACCTGAGATATTAGTTTTATCTCTCTAATTGATAACTTGTCATCAATTTATTAATACGCTAAGATACTGTGGTAATGACTTGGGAACGATTTAATTTCCATATAACGTTAACTTCTTCAAATTCAAAGTGCTTAAACCCAGAATCTTTGATGAATACTTTGCACAAATTTTTTTCATCTAATTAGATATTTTGATAAACAAAAGAATAGACCCGAAATTCTATTATGTATTGAGATCGAGTATTTATAAATTCAAATTTTCTATACAAATGACTCCTTTAAAGTGTATTGGCTCTTTGAAAAATAAATGTTTAAACTTTATGTGATGATTAATTTCATGCGATTTCCCTAAATTCGGGTTTTTGTCTTTCTTGTCTGTTGTTTTTTTGCAAAATATGCTGGAAGATTCGATTTAAACTGCCGCCTTCTGCCTAGGTAAACTGACCTCTTGGAACCGAAGTAAACTACCGCCTTGAAAAAGGTAATAAAGTACTTGTCATATTCGAGCATATGAGTTACTTTTCGTTTAGAAACAGATAAACAAAAAGTGAAATAAGTTGTCCGCCTTTACGTATAAGTCAAAGGCACCAAAGCCATTTCCATCACAGCAGATTGAAGTCTATTGGGGTTATGGAATGATAGCCTAGCACACCCGTTCATACAGAAGACATCAATATACTACGTACGAAGAACACGTGTTTTCAAAACACAGGTTTCAGACCGAATGGTGTACGGAGAATTTTATCAAGAAAGGAGCGATATACAGGAAAATATAGGCTATTACATCGGTAAGGTTTTTGAGTATAAGCCTAATGTCGAGCAACCATGTAAATCTTATTCGGGTGTACTGAGCTTCGCTTGCAGAGTTGAGTAGGAGCGTTTGTTTGGCATGTACGATGCTTTTAAAACCAATCCAGAGACATCTATTAAAGAAACTTACACCGAACCAATTAATAGCCTGTTAGTGAATAATGAATAGGATGACCGTAAGAACATAATGGAAGACAGAGTCCTCAAGTAATCCAACTTCCGTAACAAGGCATCCTTGGAACAGTTAGACTACTCCATTGAAAGAGATTAGACAAAACTCAGATACATAGGTTAGCCAGCCTAGATTTTATCAAAGAACATAAGGAATTGTTTATACCAAGCAACACAGGAATCAGAAAGAGTTATTTGGCAAAAGCTATCGGTTTATCATGCCTGTCAGATGAGTTACCGAGTCTTTTATATATCGACCTCTAAGCCGTTGGATCAACTTTAATTGGCTAAAATGTAAGGAACTATACTAACTGATCTTAAAAGGATATATAGGATGGAGCTGCTTATACTTGATGATTTTCGACTGCAACCTTTTGACTCACAATCAAGGATTGTTTTATTAGATATTATTGAAGATAGGCATGAGAAAAGGTCTACAATCATAACTTCTCAGATTCCTATCAAAGGGAGGTATGATATTATTGGAGAAAAACAATTGCGGATGAGATATTGGAACGAATAGTTCATCATTATTGATGTTTTCAAACATAACTAATTATCATCCATAATTTATAAACGATATTTAGACAAAGAGTCTAGTTTTTGATAAATATTTCTGCATTACAGAAATAGCCAATGGAGATTGTTTCACAAAAAACTTACTTTAAATAACATAATGATAACATTCGAATTAATAAAATCTCTTTTTCTTTGTTCTGAATATTTTAAAGAGAAAAATAGAATGGAAATATTGGATAAGAGGTACGAAAAAGAGTTTTATGAACAAGTGTATCTGTTAGCATTTGGGAAAAGTAGAATATTTTTCTACCAAAGTGATATTAAGGATATTATGATTTTTCTTGAAGGTAATTTTTGCGGGGATAATTTAATATTTAAGACAAGGCTTCTATGTCGGTTACTTTATTATGATGCATTTGTCAACCTCTCAATTAAAAAGCAACTTATCCAGAAATCCAAGGAGTTATCAATTAATTGCCAGTAGATGATAAAATTAGTCCCAAACCTCTTATTGTCTTTATTTCAACAGATGTATCTTTTGATAAGTAACGCCTCATTTTACTAATAAAGACATCTAAACTTCTGGAGGTAAAGTAGTCATTTGTACCCCAAAATTTAAGAAGAATATCATCTCTTTTAACGAGTTCTCCTCTGTTCTCGCATAGCATCTGTAAAATTCCTGATTCACGTGAGGTTAGTAATTGCTTTTGTGAATTATATCCGAGTGAATATTTTTCAGGATCAAATGTATAAAGACCCAGATTATATATTTTAGTTATAGTCTTTGTTTTAGTTTTATTTCTCAAATTCATCAATGCCTTAATATGGGCATCTAATTCTTCCGGAAGAAATGGCTTTTTTATGTAATTATTTACACCAGAATTATAACCAGAAGTAACATCTTTAGAGGTGTTTCTTGCTGATGCAAAGACGATTGGAGTCTCTACGTCTGACTGGCGAATAATGCAAACCATTTCTAATCCACTCATAATAGGCATCTCTACATCGGATACAATAATCTCGGGATTATGCTCCTTCCAGGCTTTTAAACCGTCTTTCCCATTATTAGC encodes:
- a CDS encoding ATP-binding protein, giving the protein MELLILDDFRLQPFDSQSRIVLLDIIEDRHEKRSTIITSQIPIKGRYDIIGEKQLRMRYWNE
- a CDS encoding response regulator transcription factor, which codes for MKKIKLLLVEDDINLGYIIKGSLEEIIGGYEIILANNGKDGLKAWKEHNPEIIVSDVEMPIMSGLEMVCIIRQSDVETPIVFASARNTSKDVTSGYNSGVNNYIKKPFLPEELDAHIKALMNLRNKTKTKTITKIYNLGLYTFDPEKYSLGYNSQKQLLTSRESGILQMLCENRGELVKRDDILLKFWGTNDYFTSRSLDVFISKMRRYLSKDTSVEIKTIRGLGLILSSTGN